A region of Pseudomonas sp. Marseille-Q3773 DNA encodes the following proteins:
- a CDS encoding XRE family transcriptional regulator gives MNTSGDRLKALLHECGLTPSDFAALRSVTPQHVNNWFNRGVPLARLDELADLFCVHRRWLHTGEGPKHVNPIPRSHAPLPLPVESTTPLSAQGGRAVKVPFYQVRNGLLSPEPGKHLCLPVNALKSLGVRADNAICLGMPGNNMAPLIPPQATLAIDLGMVRVVEGETYALLHNGALRVNNLSLGQHGTLYLHSHDRRSYAVERYTPAQRQAQGLEILGWVFHWSHFRQRRPG, from the coding sequence ATGAACACATCCGGTGACCGCCTCAAGGCCCTCCTCCACGAATGTGGCCTGACCCCATCCGATTTCGCCGCCCTGCGCAGCGTCACCCCCCAGCACGTCAACAACTGGTTCAACCGCGGCGTGCCGCTGGCCCGACTGGACGAATTGGCCGACCTGTTCTGCGTGCACCGACGCTGGCTGCATACCGGCGAAGGGCCCAAACATGTCAACCCGATCCCGCGCAGCCATGCCCCGCTGCCGCTGCCCGTCGAATCGACCACGCCACTGTCGGCGCAGGGTGGCCGGGCCGTGAAGGTTCCCTTTTACCAAGTGCGCAACGGCCTGCTCTCGCCCGAACCCGGCAAACACCTGTGCTTGCCCGTCAACGCCCTGAAAAGCCTGGGTGTGCGGGCCGACAACGCCATCTGCCTGGGCATGCCCGGCAACAACATGGCCCCGCTGATTCCACCGCAGGCCACGCTTGCCATCGACCTGGGGATGGTCCGTGTGGTCGAGGGCGAAACCTATGCCCTGTTGCATAACGGCGCGCTCAGGGTGAACAACCTCAGCCTCGGCCAGCACGGCACGCTGTACCTGCACAGCCATGACCGGCGCAGCTATGCCGTCGAACGCTATACCCCAGCGCAGCGCCAGGCGCAGGGGCTGGAAATTCTGGGCTGGGTCTTCCACTGGTCGCATTTCCGCCAGCGACGTCCGGGCTGA
- the eat gene encoding ethanolamine permease — MPSDHSAGSPAGSSVDFEKVGSDYFQQRELKKGAAGWVLLVGLGVAYVISGDYAGWNFGLAQGGWGGMFLATLLMATMYLCMCFSLAELSSMIPTAGGGYGFARSAFGPWGGFLTGTAILIEYAIAPAAIAVFIGAYCQSLFGIGGWMIYLAFYIVFIGIHIFGVGEALKLMFIITAVAAIALAVFLVGMVPHFDAANLFDIAKTDAVGASSFLPFGYVGVWAAIPYAIWFFLAVEGVPLAAEETKNPKRDLPRGLIGAMLVLLAFALLILVVGPGGAGSEALKASGNPLVEALSKAYGGSTWMGGFVNLVGLAGLIASFFSIIYAYSRQIFALSRAGYLPRKLSETNKSKAPVMALVIPGIIGFALSLTGQGDLLILVAVFGATLSYVLMMAAHITLRIRRPKMERPYRTPGGIFTSGVALVLACIAVVAGFLVDPRVVIGAAVIYAVLIAYFALYSRHHLVAGTPEEEFAAIQKAEEALH, encoded by the coding sequence ATGCCAAGCGATCATTCCGCCGGCTCTCCGGCAGGTTCTTCCGTCGACTTCGAAAAGGTCGGCTCGGACTATTTCCAGCAACGTGAACTGAAAAAAGGCGCCGCCGGCTGGGTACTGCTGGTCGGCCTGGGCGTGGCCTATGTCATCTCCGGCGACTATGCCGGCTGGAACTTCGGCCTGGCCCAGGGCGGCTGGGGCGGGATGTTCCTCGCCACCCTGCTGATGGCAACCATGTACCTGTGCATGTGCTTCTCGCTGGCCGAACTGTCGTCGATGATCCCCACCGCAGGCGGGGGCTACGGCTTTGCCCGCAGCGCCTTCGGCCCTTGGGGCGGCTTCCTCACCGGCACGGCAATCCTTATCGAATACGCCATCGCCCCTGCTGCCATCGCGGTGTTCATCGGCGCCTATTGCCAGTCGCTGTTCGGTATCGGCGGCTGGATGATCTACCTGGCGTTCTACATCGTATTCATCGGCATCCACATCTTCGGCGTGGGTGAGGCACTGAAGCTGATGTTCATCATCACCGCCGTCGCCGCGATTGCCCTGGCTGTGTTTTTGGTGGGCATGGTGCCCCATTTTGATGCAGCCAACCTGTTCGACATCGCCAAGACGGACGCCGTGGGCGCCAGCAGCTTCCTGCCGTTCGGCTACGTCGGCGTGTGGGCAGCCATCCCCTACGCCATCTGGTTCTTCCTGGCCGTCGAAGGCGTGCCGCTGGCTGCAGAAGAAACCAAGAACCCCAAGCGCGACCTGCCGCGCGGGCTGATCGGCGCCATGCTGGTCCTGCTGGCCTTCGCCCTGCTGATCCTGGTGGTCGGCCCGGGTGGCGCAGGCTCCGAGGCGCTGAAAGCCTCCGGCAACCCGCTGGTGGAAGCCTTGTCCAAGGCCTACGGCGGCTCCACCTGGATGGGCGGCTTCGTCAACCTGGTCGGGCTGGCCGGGCTGATCGCCAGCTTCTTCTCGATCATCTACGCCTATTCCCGGCAGATCTTCGCCCTGTCGCGCGCCGGCTACCTGCCGCGCAAGCTGTCGGAAACCAACAAGAGCAAGGCCCCGGTCATGGCCCTGGTGATCCCCGGCATCATCGGCTTCGCCCTGTCGCTGACCGGCCAGGGCGACCTGCTGATCCTGGTGGCGGTGTTCGGTGCCACACTGTCCTATGTGCTGATGATGGCCGCGCACATTACCCTGCGTATCCGCCGGCCGAAGATGGAGCGCCCGTATCGCACCCCCGGTGGCATCTTCACCTCGGGCGTGGCCCTGGTACTGGCCTGCATCGCCGTGGTCGCCGGTTTCCTCGTCGACCCACGGGTGGTGATTGGCGCCGCAGTGATCTATGCGGTATTAATTGCCTACTTTGCTTTGTACAGCCGCCACCACCTGGTAGCGGGCACACCGGAAGAGGAATTCGCCGCGATCCAGAAGGCCGAAGAGGCCCTGCACTGA
- a CDS encoding efflux RND transporter periplasmic adaptor subunit — translation MRKLFIGSSMLACLVVLGGWLSRPQPLPVRLLQVERGPVETLVANTRAGTLKSCRRSHLSFNVGGQVAELLVGEGQRVQPGQVLMRLRQDEQQARLQEAEARLDAQRNAREQRCQQAHLDRRDLDRLGQLADRKLIAADRLDQAETKAQLAKLMCNASAVLIREADASLQLQRSLLEQTTLRAPFAGIVAEINGELGEFVTPSPPGIPTPPAVDLIDDSCLYVEAPIDEVDAARVRPGTAVRISLDAFRGEHFTGRVSRIAPYVRELEKQARTVDVEVRFDQPPAGLVLLTGYSADVEILLEQHAAALRIPTETLLEGQRVLRYDPSARVLREVQVHTGLSNWRWTEVLSGLDEDARIVASLEQEGLKDTAAVIPLDTEEPGQ, via the coding sequence ATGCGCAAATTATTCATTGGCTCCTCGATGCTGGCCTGCCTGGTGGTACTGGGCGGCTGGTTGAGCCGGCCCCAGCCATTGCCGGTCAGGCTGCTGCAAGTTGAACGGGGACCGGTGGAGACGCTGGTGGCCAATACCCGCGCAGGAACCCTCAAGTCGTGTCGACGCTCGCATCTCTCCTTCAATGTCGGTGGCCAGGTTGCCGAGCTGCTGGTCGGCGAGGGCCAGCGGGTGCAGCCGGGCCAGGTGCTGATGCGCCTGCGGCAGGACGAGCAACAGGCTCGCCTGCAGGAAGCCGAGGCGCGGCTGGACGCCCAACGCAACGCCCGTGAGCAGCGTTGCCAGCAAGCTCACCTGGACCGGCGCGACCTGGACCGCCTGGGCCAGCTGGCCGACCGCAAGTTGATTGCCGCCGATCGTCTCGACCAGGCCGAGACCAAGGCCCAGCTGGCAAAGCTGATGTGCAATGCCAGTGCCGTGCTCATTCGCGAGGCTGATGCCAGCCTGCAGCTGCAGCGCTCACTGCTGGAACAGACCACCTTGCGTGCGCCATTCGCCGGCATCGTCGCGGAAATCAACGGCGAGCTCGGCGAGTTCGTCACCCCTTCGCCACCGGGTATCCCGACACCGCCTGCGGTCGACCTGATCGACGACAGTTGCCTGTATGTCGAAGCGCCGATCGACGAGGTGGACGCCGCCCGGGTGCGCCCCGGAACGGCCGTACGGATCAGCCTGGATGCCTTCCGTGGCGAGCATTTCACCGGCCGCGTCAGCCGTATCGCACCTTATGTGCGTGAATTGGAAAAGCAGGCGCGCACCGTCGATGTCGAGGTGCGCTTCGACCAGCCGCCGGCCGGTCTGGTCCTGCTCACGGGCTATAGCGCCGACGTCGAGATTCTGCTGGAGCAGCACGCTGCTGCCTTGCGTATCCCCACCGAGACCCTGCTGGAGGGGCAGCGGGTGCTGCGCTACGACCCGAGCGCCCGGGTGTTGCGTGAAGTGCAGGTGCACACCGGGTTGAGCAACTGGCGCTGGACCGAAGTGCTTTCAGGGCTGGACGAAGATGCGCGGATCGTCGCCAGCCTGGAGCAGGAGGGGCTCAAGGACACTGCGGCAGTCATTCCGCTGGATACCGAGGAGCCCGGGCAATGA
- a CDS encoding ABC transporter ATP-binding protein: MIRLRGGSRSFQLGGQQVMGLDGLDLDIAAGDYMAVMGPSGSGKSTLLNILGLLDAPSAGEYWLQGEATAALSEARRAQLRSQLIGFVFQSYHLIARLTVLENIELPMVLAGIGAAQRRKRSSQLVARLGLGERIAHRPAELSGGQRQRVAIARAMAMQPALLLADEPTGNLDSQAGAEVFSLLEELNDEGLTLIVVTHDASLGARAQRQLHMRDGRVQHAAQQQAPS; encoded by the coding sequence ATGATCCGCCTGCGCGGTGGCAGCCGCAGCTTCCAGCTGGGCGGCCAACAGGTGATGGGGCTGGATGGCCTGGACCTGGATATCGCCGCAGGCGACTACATGGCAGTGATGGGCCCGTCGGGCTCGGGCAAATCGACCCTGCTCAACATCCTCGGCCTGCTCGACGCACCGAGCGCCGGCGAGTACTGGCTGCAAGGCGAGGCCACGGCGGCACTGAGCGAAGCGCGCCGCGCCCAGCTGCGCAGCCAGTTGATCGGTTTCGTGTTCCAGTCCTATCACCTGATCGCCCGGCTGACGGTGCTGGAGAACATCGAACTGCCGATGGTGCTGGCCGGCATCGGTGCGGCGCAACGGCGCAAGCGCAGCAGCCAGTTGGTGGCGCGCCTGGGGCTGGGCGAGCGCATAGCCCATCGCCCGGCCGAGCTGTCCGGCGGTCAGCGCCAGCGCGTCGCCATCGCCCGGGCGATGGCCATGCAGCCGGCGCTGTTACTGGCCGACGAGCCCACCGGCAACCTCGACAGCCAGGCTGGCGCCGAGGTCTTCAGCTTGCTGGAAGAGCTCAATGACGAAGGCCTGACCCTGATCGTGGTGACCCACGACGCCAGCCTGGGCGCCCGCGCACAGCGCCAGCTGCACATGCGTGACGGTCGGGTTCAGCACGCTGCGCAGCAGCAGGCGCCGAGCTGA
- a CDS encoding zinc-dependent peptidase, which produces MWSFSAWRRKRTLARYPIAPEQWQAVRARLPMLDGITGEEDRWLREACILFLLDKHLTCLPGVELDDEQRLLLAAQAQLPLLHLGELNWYQGFHEIILYPDDFKSPQRHRDASGVEHVWDGEHSGEAWQQGPVILAWNGVLASGGWEAYNLVIHELAHKLDMLNGDANGLPPLHSGMPVEEWASAMQEAYDDLNRQLDNDPDAETAIDPYAAENPAEFFAVTSEYFFSAPDLLQQAYPKVYHQLSQFYRQDPLARLCRLQAEHPEYRESHA; this is translated from the coding sequence ATGTGGTCGTTCAGCGCCTGGCGGCGCAAGCGCACCCTGGCGCGCTACCCCATCGCCCCCGAGCAATGGCAGGCCGTGCGCGCACGCCTGCCGATGCTGGACGGCATCACTGGCGAAGAGGACCGCTGGCTGCGTGAAGCCTGCATCCTGTTTCTGCTGGACAAACACCTCACCTGCCTGCCCGGCGTCGAACTGGACGACGAGCAGCGCCTGCTGCTGGCCGCCCAGGCGCAATTGCCGTTGCTCCATCTGGGCGAGCTGAACTGGTACCAGGGTTTCCACGAGATCATCCTCTACCCCGACGACTTCAAGAGCCCCCAGCGCCACCGCGATGCCAGCGGCGTGGAGCATGTCTGGGATGGCGAACACAGCGGCGAAGCCTGGCAGCAGGGCCCGGTGATCCTGGCCTGGAATGGCGTGCTGGCCAGTGGTGGCTGGGAAGCCTACAACCTGGTCATCCACGAGCTGGCGCACAAGCTCGACATGCTCAATGGCGATGCCAACGGCCTGCCGCCACTGCACAGCGGCATGCCTGTGGAGGAGTGGGCAAGCGCCATGCAAGAAGCCTATGACGACCTCAACCGCCAGCTGGACAACGACCCCGACGCCGAAACCGCCATAGACCCTTATGCGGCGGAAAACCCGGCCGAGTTCTTCGCCGTCACCAGCGAGTACTTCTTTAGTGCACCCGACCTGCTGCAGCAGGCTTATCCAAAGGTCTATCACCAGTTGTCGCAGTTCTACCGCCAGGACCCGCTGGCACGCCTGTGCCGGCTGCAGGCCGAACACCCGGAGTACCGCGAAAGCCACGCCTGA
- a CDS encoding ABC transporter permease: protein MRAADALGFWLGALRGHRSRSLMLLLAIAIGVVAVNLLTGLGSGARAFVLNEFSLLGRDILIVFPGRKETTGRMPPLTGLTPHALTLQDVQAITRLPGIRRAAPLQAGQMEVSVGNRNREVLTLGTTRDFFAIRQLEVIQGQPLPTLDPEQADAVCVIGGKLRRELFGARPALGEWLRAGDRRFRVVGVLGERGESLGMDFAEMLIIPVASAQALFNSEGLLRVFVEVHGPSVLERSKRLILAALKERHDGEEDITLVSQDSLLSAFDQILKVLTLAVSGIAAISLLVAGILIMNVTWIAVSQRSAEIGLLKAIGVTAVQLRLLFLGEAALLALTGALAGLLLAESLLWLGRLVLAVPLYAPWWARIGAVLLALGTAVLFAWLPAARASALEPVAALRPPGAH from the coding sequence ATGCGTGCTGCCGATGCCCTGGGCTTCTGGCTCGGCGCCCTGCGCGGGCATCGCTCGCGCAGCCTGATGCTACTGCTGGCCATCGCTATCGGGGTGGTTGCGGTCAATCTGCTGACCGGCCTCGGTAGCGGGGCACGGGCCTTCGTCCTGAACGAGTTCTCGTTGCTTGGGCGCGACATCCTGATCGTGTTCCCGGGCCGCAAGGAAACCACTGGGCGCATGCCGCCACTCACCGGCCTGACGCCACACGCGCTGACCTTGCAGGACGTCCAGGCCATCACCCGCTTGCCGGGCATCCGCCGGGCAGCGCCGCTGCAAGCCGGGCAAATGGAGGTGAGCGTCGGCAACCGCAATCGTGAAGTTCTGACCCTGGGCACCACCCGCGACTTCTTCGCCATTCGCCAACTGGAGGTCATTCAGGGCCAGCCGTTGCCGACGCTGGACCCCGAGCAGGCCGATGCCGTCTGCGTGATCGGCGGCAAGCTGCGACGCGAACTGTTCGGTGCGCGCCCGGCCCTGGGTGAATGGTTGCGCGCAGGCGACCGGCGCTTCCGCGTGGTCGGCGTCCTCGGCGAGCGAGGCGAATCGCTGGGCATGGATTTCGCCGAGATGTTGATCATCCCGGTTGCCAGTGCCCAGGCCCTGTTCAATAGCGAGGGATTGTTGCGGGTGTTTGTCGAAGTGCATGGGCCGAGCGTTCTCGAGCGCAGCAAGCGGCTGATACTGGCCGCGCTCAAGGAGCGCCACGACGGTGAGGAGGACATCACCCTGGTCAGCCAGGACAGCCTGCTCAGCGCCTTCGACCAGATACTCAAGGTGCTGACCCTGGCGGTGTCCGGGATTGCCGCAATCAGCCTGCTGGTGGCTGGCATCCTGATCATGAACGTGACGTGGATCGCGGTGAGCCAGCGCAGCGCCGAAATCGGCCTGCTCAAGGCCATAGGGGTGACCGCGGTGCAACTGCGCCTGCTGTTCCTTGGTGAGGCGGCGTTGCTCGCCCTGACCGGGGCGCTGGCGGGCTTGCTGCTCGCCGAAAGCCTGCTCTGGCTGGGGCGCCTGGTGCTTGCTGTGCCGCTCTATGCGCCCTGGTGGGCACGGATTGGTGCGGTGCTGCTGGCACTCGGCACGGCAGTGCTGTTCGCCTGGTTACCCGCTGCTCGGGCCTCTGCGCTGGAACCGGTGGCGGCACTGCGCCCGCCGGGTGCGCATTGA
- the eutC gene encoding ethanolamine ammonia-lyase subunit EutC, with translation MDHRTPTPDNPWLALRNLTPARIALGRAGTSLPTDAQLDFQFAHAQARDAVHLAFDHASLAAQLADRGRESLVLHSAASDRNQYLQRPDLGRRLNEDSVAALRQHAQANPSGVDMAIVVADGLSALAVHRHTLPFLARFEEQAAADGWTSAPVVLVQQGRVAVADEVGELLGARMTVMLIGERPGLSSPDSLGLYFTYAPKVGLTDAYRNCISNIRLEGLSYGMAAHRLLYLMREACRRQLSGVNLKDEAEVHSLESEHGTGQKGNFLLGKG, from the coding sequence ATGGACCATCGCACGCCTACTCCCGACAACCCCTGGCTGGCCCTGCGCAACCTCACCCCGGCGCGCATCGCCCTGGGCCGAGCCGGCACCAGCCTGCCAACCGACGCGCAGCTGGACTTCCAGTTCGCCCACGCCCAGGCGCGCGACGCCGTGCACCTGGCCTTCGATCACGCCAGCCTGGCTGCCCAGCTGGCTGACCGTGGCCGCGAAAGCCTGGTGCTGCACAGCGCTGCCAGCGATCGCAACCAATACCTGCAGCGCCCGGACCTGGGGCGGCGCCTGAACGAAGATTCGGTGGCGGCGCTGCGCCAGCACGCCCAGGCCAACCCCAGCGGGGTCGACATGGCCATCGTCGTGGCTGACGGCCTGTCGGCCCTGGCCGTGCACCGCCACACCCTGCCGTTCCTGGCCCGCTTCGAGGAGCAGGCCGCCGCCGACGGCTGGACCAGCGCGCCGGTGGTGCTGGTGCAGCAGGGCCGCGTGGCCGTGGCCGACGAAGTCGGTGAACTGCTGGGTGCACGCATGACGGTGATGCTGATTGGCGAACGCCCGGGGCTCAGCTCGCCCGACAGCCTCGGCCTGTACTTCACCTACGCGCCGAAGGTCGGCCTGACCGATGCCTACCGCAACTGCATTTCCAACATCCGCCTGGAGGGGCTGAGCTACGGCATGGCGGCGCACCGCCTGCTGTACCTGATGCGCGAAGCCTGCCGGCGCCAGCTTTCCGGAGTGAATCTGAAGGACGAAGCCGAAGTCCATAGCCTTGAGAGTGAACATGGCACCGGCCAGAAGGGCAACTTCCTGCTCGGCAAAGGGTAA
- a CDS encoding ethanolamine ammonia-lyase subunit EutB, translating into MASFVHTVGHLVYRFDSLKEVMAKASPARSGDYLAGVAASNDGERVAAQMALANIPLTHFLNEALIPYEEDEVTRLIIDSHDAQAFATVSHLTVGGLRDWLLSDAANEDSLRALAPGLTPEMAAAVSKIMRVQDLVLVAQKIRVVTRFRGTMGLRGRLSTRLQPNHPTDEPAGIAASILDGLLYGNGDAMIGINPATDSIASICALLEMLDAIIQRYDIPTQACVLTHVTTSIEAINRGVPLDLVFQSIAGTEAANAGFGINLNVLQEGYEAGLSLKRGTLGQNLMYFETGQGSALSANAHHGVDQQTCETRAYAVARHFKPFLVNTVVGFIGPEYLYNGKQIIRAGLEDHFCGKLLGVPMGCDICYTNHAEADQDDMDTLLTLLGVAGINFIMGIPGSDDIMLNYQTTSFHDALYARQTLGLKPGPEFEAWLARTGIFTQADGRVRFGDNLPPAFRQALAQLA; encoded by the coding sequence ATGGCAAGTTTCGTACACACGGTGGGCCACCTGGTCTACCGCTTCGACAGCCTCAAGGAAGTGATGGCCAAGGCCAGCCCCGCCCGCTCGGGGGACTACCTGGCGGGCGTCGCCGCCAGCAACGACGGCGAACGGGTCGCCGCGCAAATGGCCCTGGCCAATATTCCGCTGACGCATTTCCTCAATGAAGCACTGATCCCTTACGAAGAAGACGAAGTCACCCGGCTGATCATCGACAGCCACGATGCCCAGGCGTTTGCCACTGTCAGCCACCTGACCGTGGGCGGCCTGCGCGACTGGCTACTCAGCGATGCAGCCAACGAGGACAGCCTGCGCGCCCTGGCCCCCGGGCTGACGCCGGAAATGGCCGCAGCAGTGTCGAAGATCATGCGCGTGCAGGACCTGGTGCTGGTGGCGCAGAAGATCCGCGTGGTCACACGCTTCCGCGGCACCATGGGCCTGCGCGGGCGGCTGTCGACCCGGCTGCAGCCCAACCACCCGACCGACGAACCGGCCGGCATCGCCGCCAGCATCCTCGATGGCCTGCTGTACGGCAACGGCGACGCCATGATCGGCATCAACCCGGCCACCGACAGCATCGCTTCGATCTGCGCGCTGTTGGAAATGCTCGACGCCATCATCCAGCGCTACGACATCCCCACCCAGGCCTGCGTACTGACCCACGTGACCACATCGATCGAGGCGATCAACCGTGGCGTGCCGCTGGACCTGGTGTTCCAGTCCATCGCCGGCACCGAAGCGGCCAACGCCGGCTTCGGCATCAACCTCAATGTGCTGCAGGAAGGCTACGAAGCGGGCCTTTCGCTGAAGCGCGGCACCCTCGGGCAGAACCTGATGTACTTCGAAACCGGCCAGGGCAGCGCGCTGTCAGCCAACGCCCACCACGGCGTCGACCAGCAAACCTGTGAAACCCGCGCCTATGCCGTGGCCCGCCATTTCAAGCCGTTCCTGGTCAACACCGTGGTCGGCTTCATCGGCCCGGAATACCTGTACAACGGCAAGCAGATCATCCGCGCCGGCCTCGAGGACCACTTCTGCGGCAAGCTGCTGGGCGTACCGATGGGTTGCGATATCTGCTACACCAACCACGCCGAAGCCGACCAGGACGACATGGATACGCTGCTGACCTTGCTGGGCGTGGCCGGGATCAACTTCATCATGGGCATCCCCGGTTCCGACGACATCATGCTCAACTACCAGACCACCTCGTTCCACGATGCGCTGTACGCGCGCCAGACCCTGGGCCTGAAACCCGGGCCGGAATTCGAGGCCTGGCTGGCCCGCACCGGCATCTTCACCCAGGCCGATGGCCGGGTACGCTTTGGTGACAACCTGCCGCCGGCCTTCCGCCAGGCCTTGGCACAGCTTGCATAG
- a CDS encoding GNAT family N-acetyltransferase, producing MRIIKATLEHLDLLTPMFVKYREFYGQLPYPDSSRSFLEKRLKRDESVIYLALPDDDDSKLLGFCQLYPSYSSLSLKRVWILNDIYVAEDSRRMLVADHLMREAKKMAKDTNAVRMRVSTSADNEVAHKTYESIGFREDNEFKSYILPINQD from the coding sequence ATGCGCATCATCAAGGCAACCCTGGAACACCTCGACCTGCTCACGCCGATGTTCGTCAAATACCGTGAGTTCTACGGGCAGCTTCCCTACCCCGACAGCTCGCGCAGCTTTTTGGAGAAGCGCCTGAAGCGGGACGAATCGGTAATCTACCTGGCCTTGCCGGATGACGACGACAGCAAACTGCTGGGTTTCTGCCAGCTCTATCCGAGCTATTCGTCACTGTCGCTGAAGCGGGTGTGGATTCTCAACGACATCTATGTGGCCGAGGATTCGCGGCGCATGCTGGTGGCCGACCACCTGATGCGCGAGGCGAAGAAGATGGCCAAGGACACCAACGCCGTGCGCATGCGGGTGTCAACCAGCGCGGACAATGAAGTAGCGCACAAGACTTACGAGTCCATCGGGTTTCGTGAGGATAACGAGTTCAAGAGCTACATCCTGCCGATCAACCAGGATTGA
- the ppa gene encoding inorganic diphosphatase produces MSYSKIPAGKDLPNDIYVAIEIPANHAPIKYEIDKDSDTLFVDRFMATPMFYPANYGFIPNTLADDGDPLDVLVVTPYPVAPGSVIRARPVGVLNMTDDGGGDAKVIAVPHDKLSQLYVDVKEYTDLPALLIQQIEHFFANYKDLEKGKWVKIEGWEGADAARAAITKSVAAYKG; encoded by the coding sequence ATGAGCTACAGCAAGATTCCGGCGGGCAAAGACCTGCCGAACGACATCTACGTCGCCATCGAGATCCCGGCCAACCACGCGCCGATCAAATACGAGATCGACAAGGACAGCGATACCCTGTTCGTCGACCGTTTCATGGCTACCCCGATGTTCTACCCAGCCAACTACGGCTTCATCCCGAACACCCTGGCTGACGACGGTGACCCGCTGGACGTGCTGGTTGTTACGCCTTACCCGGTAGCCCCAGGTTCGGTTATCCGCGCCCGTCCGGTTGGCGTACTGAACATGACCGATGACGGCGGCGGCGACGCCAAGGTCATCGCTGTGCCTCACGACAAGCTGTCGCAGCTGTACGTCGACGTGAAGGAATACACCGACCTGCCAGCCCTGCTGATCCAGCAGATCGAGCACTTCTTTGCCAACTACAAAGATCTCGAGAAGGGCAAGTGGGTCAAGATCGAAGGCTGGGAAGGCGCCGACGCCGCCCGTGCCGCGATCACCAAATCGGTAGCTGCCTACAAGGGCTGA
- a CDS encoding DedA family protein encodes MDFNPLDLILHLDAYLDLLVTNYGPWIYAILFTVIFCETGLVVMPFLPGDSLLFIAGAVAAGGGMDPLLLAGLLMAAAILGDSTNYVIGRTVGERLFNKPNSKIFRRDYLQRTHDFYERHGGKTVTMARFLPILRTFAPFVAGIAHMHYPRFLGFSVAGSLLWVGGLVTLGYFFGNVPFIKQHLSLMVVGIIILSLVPMVLGLLRGRLGRTAKAH; translated from the coding sequence ATGGATTTCAACCCGCTGGACCTTATCCTGCATCTCGATGCCTACCTCGATCTGCTGGTCACCAACTATGGTCCCTGGATCTACGCCATCCTCTTCACCGTGATCTTCTGCGAAACCGGGCTGGTGGTGATGCCCTTCCTGCCTGGCGATTCGCTGCTGTTCATCGCCGGTGCCGTAGCCGCTGGTGGCGGCATGGACCCGTTGCTGCTGGCCGGCCTGCTGATGGCTGCGGCGATCCTCGGCGACAGCACCAACTACGTGATCGGCCGTACGGTCGGCGAGCGCCTGTTCAACAAGCCCAACTCGAAGATCTTCCGCCGCGACTACCTGCAGCGCACCCATGATTTCTACGAACGCCACGGCGGCAAGACCGTGACCATGGCGCGCTTCCTGCCGATCCTGCGCACCTTTGCGCCCTTCGTCGCCGGCATCGCCCACATGCACTACCCGCGCTTCCTCGGCTTCAGCGTTGCCGGTTCGCTGCTGTGGGTCGGTGGCCTGGTAACCCTGGGTTACTTCTTCGGCAACGTGCCATTCATCAAGCAACACCTGTCGCTGATGGTGGTGGGCATCATCATCCTGTCGCTGGTGCCGATGGTCCTCGGCCTGCTGCGCGGCCGCCTGGGCCGCACGGCCAAGGCCCACTGA